A section of the Triticum aestivum cultivar Chinese Spring unplaced genomic scaffold, IWGSC CS RefSeq v2.1 scaffold21924, whole genome shotgun sequence genome encodes:
- the LOC123174359 gene encoding cortical cell-delineating protein-like translates to MAPLTKLFLLLLGLNLMVTAVHGGCGPHCPTPTPPPPPSTNGGTCPIDTLKLAVCATVLNLVKLGLGVPPNERCCPLLAGLADLDAAVCLCTAIRAKVLGVINLNVPVDLVLLLNQCHKTCPPGFTCPL, encoded by the coding sequence ATGGCGCCATTGACCAAGCTCTTCCTCCTACTCCTGGGCCTAAACTTGATGGTCACCGCTGTGCATGGTGGCTGTGGACCCCACTGCCCGACCCCGACCCCACCACCACCTCCATCGACCAACGGCGGCACGTGCCCGATCGACACGCTGAAGCTGGCCGTGTGTGCCACCGTGCTGAACCTCGTGAAGCTCGGGCTCGGCGTGCCGCCCAACGAGCGGTGCTGCCCGCTGCTGGCCGGTCTGGCCGACCTTGACGCCGCTGTGTGCCTCTGCACCGCCATCAGGGCCAAGGTCCTCGGCGTCATCAACCTTAACGTCCCCGTCGACCTCGTCCTCCTACTCAACCAGTGCCACAAGACCTGCCCGCCCGGCTTCACCTGCCCGCTCTGA